The uncultured Paludibaculum sp. sequence GACCACCATCTCGCCGGCCTGCAGGTGCCCCAACACTTCCACGAGGTCGCCGTCCGCCGATCCCTTCGTCACGTCCACCCATTCCGCTCTCCCATTGCGGACGCGGATGACGAACGTCCTCTCGGTCGTGGTCACCACGCTGGTCTTGGGGACCAGGAGGACCGGGCGCGTGCGCCGCACCGGCCACTTCACGGACGGATACATGCCCGGTGCCAGCGAGGCGTCGGAGTTCGACACGTCGAGCTCGACGGGCATGGTGCGCGTCTTCTGATCGAGCGAATGAGAAACGCGGGCCACTGTGCCGGCAAAGGCACGGTCAGGGAAGGCGGGTACGCGGAACTCGACCCGCGCACCGGGGGCGATCCCGCTCACATTCTGCTCCGGCACCGCGACCACCAACCGCAGGCGGACGAGTTGCTGAAGGTTGAGGAGAACGGGATCGCTGCCGGGACCGACGAGGGCGCCAGGGTGGACAAACCGCTCCGTCACAACGCCATCGAAGGAGGCCGTGATCCGCAGGTAGGAGGCGAGTTCTCTCTGGGCCTCGACGGCGGATTCCGCGGCCTGGTTGGCCCGCTGTCTCGACTGAACCAGAGCCTTCAGGGCGTCCACGCGCTTGCGGGCCAGAACCACCTCGTTGCCCGCCACCGCCCCGGGCGTTTCGGCAGCTTTGGCCATACGTTCAGCCGTGCTCTGCGCAGCGGCGAGTTCGGCTTCCGCCTGTAGCCTCTCGGACTCCGACGCCTGCAGTTTCGACTCCGCTTCAGCAATCTGGGCCTTCATCTCCGGCGCGCTGAGTTCGGCCAGCAACTGCCCCTGCTTCACGAAACTGCCACGATCGACGAGCACTCGCTCCACATAGCCGCGTACCTTCGCGTGGACATCGACATTGAGAAACGGCTGAAACTCCCCGGGCAGATCGACCGTCTGCGAGCTGGACTTGGCGACGACAGAGACGACATCGGAAGTCTGAGACCAGCCCACGGTGAGCGAGATAAGGGCGGACGCGAGGATCAGATTCTTAGTGCGCTTCATAGTATCGGCTCTCCGGATCCATCGGGTTCAGCGACGGCGAAGTGGTGGACGCGTTCCGCTGCAGGATCGCGTAGAGGGACGGCAGGATGGTGAGCGTCGTGAACGTTGAGAGGATGAGGCCGCCGATGACGGCGCGGCCGAGGGGCGCGGATTGGGCTCCGGCCTCGCCGAATCCGATGGCCATGGGTACCATGCCGAAAATCATGGCGGCCGCCGTCATGAGGACGGCCCGCAGACGGCCGGCGGCGCCTTCCTGCGCGGCTCCGATGTGGTCTCGGCCCTGGTGCCGTGCGTGCTCGGCAAACGTGACAAGCAGGATGGAGTTGGCCACGGCAATGCCGATCGCCATGATCGCGCCCATGAACGACTGGACGTTGAGCGTCGTGCCGGTTGCGAGCAGCATCAGCAGGACTCCGCAGAGGACGGCGGGGATCGTAAGTACGATGGCCAGCGCGAGGCGCGCCGACTGGAAGTTGGCCGAAAGCAGCAGGAAGATCATGAGCACCGCGAGGAGCAGGCCGAGCTTCAGGCCAGAGAGCGTCTGTTCCAGAGCAGGGGCCTCGCCGCGCAGTTTGACACTGACGCCCTTCGGCGGCGCGCCGGCGGCCGCGATGGCATGGTCGATCTTCTGTACCGCTTCGCCCAGAGTCAGGCCGTGGACATTGGCGGTGAGGCTGACGACGTGCTGGCCGTTGTAGCGCTCGATCAGCCCTGGCATCGTACCCAGCGTGAACTTGGCCACTTCCGTGAGCCGGGGTTCTGAACGGCCGCCCTGCATGACCGGCAACTCGCCCAGGTTCTCGACGCTTTGCATGTGGTTCTGGGGCAGTTGGAGTTGGATCTGAAATGCGTTGCCGGAGGCCGGGTCACGCCAGTAGTTGGGCTGCGTGAAGCGGGACGAGGACGTGGCTGGAACCACTGACCGGACGACATCGGCCATGGTGAGACCGAACTGCCCGGCCCGCTCGCGATCGACATTGACGTCGACCGTTGGAAAGTCCGCGGGCTGCGCCACCTGGAGATCGCGCAGGAACGCCAGCTTCGCCATCTCGGCCTGAAGCTTCTTCGCGAAGCCGTAGTCAGCCTGGAGGCTGATGCCCTGCACCGCCACCTCAATGGGGGTGGGCGAGCCGAAGCTCATCACCTGGGTGACAATGTCGGCGGCTTCAAACGAGATAGTGGTGCCGGGCAGGTCGGCCTTCAGCCGTTCACGCAGTTTCTCGCGGAGCACCTCGCCGCGCTGTGCGGTGGGTGCGAGAGCCACCTGGATGATGGCCTCATGCGGACCGCTGGTGAAGAGATGGATCAGGTTGACGGGATAGCTTGAGGGGATGGTGCCCACGAAGTCGCTGGTGATGCGAACATTGGCGGGACCGATCGCGGCCTGGATGGAGTCCAGCGCCTTAAGGGCGATCCGCTCGGTCTCCTCGATGCGCGTGCCCGTGGCAGCGCGCAGGCGGATGCGCATCAGAGGCGCGTTGGCGTCGGGAAAGATCTCGGTACCGAGCCTGGGCAGCAGGACAAAAACGAGACCCATGGTGAGGGCCAGGTAACCGAGGGCCAACGGCCAACGGACCTTCAGCGTGACCCGCAGGTAGCTCTCGTACAACGAGCGCAGGCGTCCGAAGAGGCCCTCGCGCTCTTCACCGCGATGGCCCTCCTTCATCAGCCACGTGGAGAAGACAGGCACCAGACTGCTGGAGAGCAGGTACGACGCGATCATCGAGAAGGCAACGGCCAGCGACAGCGGAACGAAGAGCTGGCGGCCCACGCCCACCATGAAGAACGATGGTACGAAGACCGCCAGGATGCAGAACATCGACAGCAGACGGGCGACGGCCGTGCGGCTGCAAGCTTCCACCACGGCACGAGCTCGCGAGACGCCCGGTAGCATCTGCGAGTGGATGTTCTCGATCTCTACTGTGGCTTCATCGACAAGCACGCCCACGGCCAGCGCCAGGCCGCCGAGGGTCATGATGTTGATGGACTGGCCCGTCACCCACAAGGCCACCACGGCGGCGAGTAGAGCGAAGGGGATGTTCAGGACGACGATGAGAGCGCTGCGCCAATCGCGAAGGAACAGCAGTACCATCAGCCCGGTGAGCGCGGCGCCGAGCAGCCCTTCGGTCACCAGCCCGTTGATGGAATTGGTGACGTAAGGCGACTGGTCGAACTCCAGACGAACGTCTACATCGTCGGGCAGCACCTTGCGGAACTCCGGCAGGTTGGCCTTCACGGCGTTGATCACGGCCAGCGTGGAAGCGTCGGCGCGTTTGGTGACGGGGATGTAGACGGTGCGCTTGCCATTCACGTGCGCGTAGGCCGTGATGATGTCCGTGCCGCTCTCGATGGTGGCGATGTCGCGTAAGTAGACCGCCGTGCCGGCGCCCGGCCGGATGGGTGTGCCGAGAAGTTCCGCGAGGTTCCCACCCAGCGCGGCGTTGGTGCGCGCGATGCGCTCCACCTTGCCGGTCCACATGTTACCGGAGGGCATGACGAGCGAGGCCTTACTGACGGCGGCGATCGCCTCGTCGGGTGAGATCCGGTATTGCTGCAGTTTGCCGGGATTCAGAGTGACGACGATGGTGCGCTGATTACCGCCGAATGGTGGCGGAGCGGAGACCCCGGGCAGGGTTGCGAAGAGCGGCCGAACGCGGTTCAGCGCGAAGTCCTGCAATTCTCCCTGGCTGTGCGTGGCGCTGCTGAAGACCAGTTGCCCGACGGCGACGCTGCCGGCGTCGAAGCGGGTAATGAACGGAGGCACGGCGCCGGGCGGCATGAAGGCACGGGCGCGGTTCACATAGCCCACGGTCTCGGCCATGGCCTGGCTCATGTTTGTGCCCTCGTGAAACACGAGCTTCATCAGGGCGGCGCCCTGTACGCTCTTGCTCTCAACGTGATCGATGCCCGTGATGTAGAGGAAGTGATACTCGTAGTAGTAAGTGAGGTAACCCTCCATCTGGGCCGGATCCATACCACCGTAGGGCTGCGCGACGTAAATGGCCGGATCGCCCACCTGCGGAAAGATGTCCACCGGCATCCGCTTCACAGCGAGGATCGCGCCAAGGGCGACCGTGAGCAAGGCAACGACCACCGTGAGAGGCCGGGATAGTGCGGCTAGGACAAAGCGCATGATAGTTGGCCCGTAACGGGAATCACCTGGTTGCCTCGGCGATGAAGGGTTGCAGATCTCCGCCCACGGCCGCGATGGCGAGCAAGCCGCGCCACACGCCCAGGCGGGCAAGCGAGTCGTCGATTTCGGTCTGAGTAAGCAACCGCTGCGCGTCAGCGACTTCCGTGATGTTGCCCAGCCCGGATTGATAGCGGGCTGTAGCCTGCTGGACCGCGGCGCGCGCGGCTGTGAGTTGCACTGGTGTGTTGGCGGCTATGCGCCGGGCGCCGTTGAGGCTGGCCACGGCCCGGTTCCATTGGGCGCGCAGTTCCACGGCGATCTGCTCGGACTTCGCCATCTGCGATCGAATCGTTGCGCTCTGCGCGGCCTCGCGAGCACGAATCGCGGGCAGGTCGAGGATGGGGAAAGTCACCGTGAAGCCGACAGCGTAGTTCTGCGTATTCGGCGCGAGGCCGTTCAGCCCGCCCAGCCTGGCTCCGTCCACCTCGGCGCCAGTGCCCCGAGCGGAGATCGCGCCCTGCAGATTGAACTTGGGAAAGTAAGACCGCTCCAGTGCTCGCAGTTGCGCCTGTGCCTGTTGAACGGCGGCGTTCTGCTCGGCCACTGCCGGGTTCGAGGATGTGTTCGGGGAAGCCGTGCCGCTTTCCGCCGGCAGTGTAAGGAGGTTCCCCGCGGCGATGAGGCTGGTGGTGGGCGCCCCACCGGTGAACTGGGCCAGATTCGCGCGCGCTACGTCGAGCGCCTGTTCTGCCTGAATGAGTTGCGTCCGGGCGGCGGCCGATTCCGCTTCCGCTCTGGATTGGTCCGCGCCGGGCCGCAGTTCCGCGGAGACCTGCGCGGCGATGACCTTCAGGACCGCGTCGGAACGGTCGACGCCGGCTTGCGCGGCGCGCGTCGTCTCTTGGGCGGCCACCACGGTGAGGTACGCGTCGGCGGCGGTGACCAAGACATCGAACTGCACGCGTTTCAACGACGCCTCGGATTGCGCGCGAGCGGCGTTAGCCACGGCGACATTCGCGTCCCGCAGCCCGAAGTCGAACGGCTCCCAGGAGACCAGACCGCCCACGGCGCTGCCCCATACGCTGCCGAAGTTGTTCGAGCCGATGACCGGACCGGAGATGGACGGGATCGTGCTTTGCGGCAACAGGGTGCCGAAGACGTTGTTGCGTGTCGCGCGGTTCACCTGCGCCATCGCGCCCACGCGCGGCAGATAGGCAGTGCGCGCGAGGCGGATGCCGGCGGTCGCCGCATTGATCTGTTCCTGCGACACGCGGAGCGAGGGATAGTTCTTGAGGGCCGCCTGCATGGCTTGGTCCAGCGACACCGGAGCCGACTGGACCGGCTGCTGCGCCATGGCCACGCCGCAGACAAAAAGACCCGCCACGATGCGGGGCAGCGGCATGCGTGGCTTCAGCGAGGTGGTCAATGGGCTACTCACCTTCCACGAGCTCTCGAAACAGTTCACGCACCTTGTGTTTGGCGCCGTCCAACGCTTTCTTGCCCAGAGGAGTGGCTCGATAGACCTTGCGCAGCGACTTCCCGTTGCGCTCTTCCTTTGAGCGCAGATAGCCCTTCTTCTCCAGCCCGTGAAGGATGGGGTAGAGGCTGCCGGGGCTGATCCGGTAGCCATGCCGCGCCAGCTCCTCAATCATCCCGAGTCCAAAGATGGGCTCTTCCGATGCGTGATGCAGGACGTGCAGGCGGATCAGTCCGGAGTAAAGCTCCCGATCGATGGCCGGCTGTTTCCCCTCGGCTTTCGTTTTCGACATTCGATTACGAGTGTCGATAAGTATAGGAGCGCGATCCGAATGCTGTCAATGGGTAGAGGGCTTGAATCGAGGGATCAGGGCATTCAACGCTTTGCCGTGGGTTCCGCGAAAGTGAGCGCCAGCACGGCGAATGAGGTCGCGGCATCGCGCATGAACAGCGCAGGCATTGCGTCCGCTGGATACTGCTTGTTCATCGAGCCGGAGTCCCAGTAACCCGCACGCGGATCCTGATGGGCTCGCAGCCACGCCAGCGCCGACGACATCCGGCGGTCGGAGGCCGGTACTCCGCCGGTCTGCAGTAGGAACGCGGCGAATGCCGTGGCGTAGCCGTTCGCACCCGGGGCGAGTTTGGCGTCGGGATGTTCCTTCCACGGCCCCAGGGACTCGGCGGACCAGCTTCCATCTCTATTCTGTTTCCCCAGGGCCTCCTCGACGATGGCTTTCTTTGCGGCGTCCGGCAGGAGACCTGGCAGCTTGCGAGCCGCCCACAGCAGCATCAGCCGATTGTGCAGCGGCTGCCCGGCGGACGCTCTAGCGAAGTAAGCCTTGAGCGCAGCCGTATGCTCTTTTACCGGCTCCTGCTCGCGATACGACGCAGGCGCACTACCCACGGCCAGCGCTGCCAGAGTGGCGCCGAAGAACGGCGAGTCCGAAGTCTCATAAGGGTCGGTATTGAACACATACCACTGCCAAGCGCCCTGCAGTGGCCCTGTCTTCTGTTGGAGCCTCCACAGCCGGTCGAAGGCCTGCCTGGTAGCTGGACTCATGGTGCCCGACGGCTCATCCGCGCGAGCCAGGAATAGTGCCGCGAAGATCGCCTCGACGCCGATCGCCTGGGAGGCCATGGGCTCCTTCGTAATGCGTGGCGCGTACTCCTTGGCTTCATTCTTGTCGACCCGCGCTCGCAGAGCGTTCAACAATCCAGTCTCATGTTCCACTGGTTCGCCTTCCCCCAGCACCTGGCGCAGAGGAGGCCGGGCCATCAGATAAGTAATTCCGGTGTGGCACGACAGGCATGGCCCGCCCATGGATTTCGCCGGCGCCCAGGCAAACCACTCCTTCTGCCTGGCGTCGAGATAGTCAGCGGCCAGCCGGGGATTCCAATCCGCGGCGAATGAACAGGTTTGGATCACAGTGGCAAGAACAGCCGGCGCGATCGAACATTTCTTGGTCCAGGTCCACATATTGGAATCAGTGTGCCAGCGGACCCGCGCCGGCGTCGCTCAAAAATGGATGGCGCGATGCAGAAATGGATGGGAAAGCGACGGTCGTGCTACCTGCGACTCTGACGTAGAACCAGACCGGGTGAGAATCCGAGAGATCGTTTCATGTGAAACGAGAGGTGGCTGGCATGTGTGAATCCGCATTCCTGCGCCGCCTGGCTGATGGAACTCGTGCCCTTCAAGAGCAGCGTCCGCGCGCGGTCGACACGCCGCTCGATGACGTACTGATGGAGCGGCCGTCCCATCGACTGGCGGAATGCGGCCTTGCAGTGGGAGGCGCTGAGGCCGACGAAATTCGCGACCTCTTCCAGGGACAGATCGCCGCCCAGGTTCTCCTCGATGTAGCAGAGAACCTGCTTCAGCCGGTAGCCCGACAGGCCACCCTTCGTCTCGCGCGGTGTGCCAGACAGGCTCGAATGGTGTTGCACCACGTGCCCACTGAGGGCGACTGCCAGGCTCTCCACGTAGAGCCGGCCATTTGGATAACCAGCTTCGAGTTCTTCCCTCAACGCCCAGCCCAGATGCTCGATGCGGCCGTCGCGAATCTGGAACCGGTTGGCGATCTCGATCGCGCCGCCCCGCAGCCCGGAGTCCTCCGCCACCGACTGCAGCAGGCCGGTGGACAGACCCATGATCAGCGCCGTGTCCGCGTCCTTCAATTCCCACCGGCTGGGCTCGCCGACGGGAATGATGTCGACGTCTCCGTGAACGCTTTTGCCCCTGTGCCGCCGGCCCACGCGGTCGCAGCCAATCATCACGGGGGCTCCAATGTGCACGACAAGCGCGGCGCGGGGGCTGGGTGGGGCCAGCAGGACGCCGGCCGGATCTGTCTGCACACGCGCATGAAACCGCTGGCCTGTCAGCGAATCTGCTGTCAATTTGGCGCGATCCACCCTGCCAGTATCCACGAGATGATGCTTTTTGTTTGTCACAATTTGTCCGGTCGCCGTCCTCAGAGGTAGCGCAGCCACCAGGACTTTCGCGTGCTCTTCAGACGATCGAACCAAAGGCATATGGGGTACAGGGCAACGACCAAGCCAATCCAGACGGCGTAGACCACCCACAGCGGATATCCATAGTCCGCCGGATAAAGGGCGGCTGGCCCACCCATGGAAGGCAGGGGATGGAACAGAAAGGAGCCCGATCCGTAGCGAACGATGGCCAACACGACCGCGATGACGTGGATCAGATAGAGATGGAGAAGAAAGTAGAAAAGAGGCACACGCCCGAAGACCAGAAGTGGATTGGAAGGCCGGAAGTGCATGCGGTCCAGCACGCTCAGCACGAGCAACGCCGGCCCCAGGGTCATCAGCAGAAAGTCCAACGATGGCGGGTATTTGAGGACATTCAGGAAGGAAACGACCGTCATGATCGCGGAGCCCTGACTCGACCAGGGAGCCGGGTTTCCGTAGATGTTCGCCATGCGAATGACGAGGAAGGCGACCGTGGCCGCGGAACCCATCTGCACCATCCTCCGGCGGCGGATCTCTGGCTCCATTACCATGGCGGAGCCGAAGCAGAAGCCGGCCGACATTACGGCAAACCACGGGATGAGCGGATAGGCCGCCAGGAAGATGGGCGCCTGCGGAGGGATGACACCCGGTTGATGCAGGATATTCCAGAGCGGGCCGAGCGATCGCAGCAACGAGGTTTGTATCGGATCCAGTGCATTGTGCAGGAAGATGACGGCGACGCTAAGAATTGCGAGAGGCTGGATGGGCAGGCGAATCAAGCCGCCGAGAATGATCATCGACCAGCCCAGTCCCCACAGCACCGCAAGCACGACCAAGCCTTCCGTCAGGCTGAAGGCGAAGGCAAGCCGGACGACAATCAGTTCCAGCAAGATCAGCCAAAGCCCGCGCTTCCACAAGTACCGGGACAGCGCAGCCTTGTCACCGTGGCGGTTGAGAACAAGGAATGCGCTCACGCCGGCGGCGAACATGAATACCGGTGCGCAGAAGTGGGTGATCCAGCGTGTGAAGAAGATGGCGGGCGTGGTACGGGCCAGGTCTTCCGGACTGAAGACGAAGGCGGCCGCGTGCACAAACTCGCGGATGTGATCCAGCGCCATGATGATCATGACGGCACCACGGAGCGCATCAATCGAGTCGAGTCGATTCCTGGGAATGGTTGGGGTCAAGTCGATGAGGATATTCTAGCGGCACTCCTCCGGCGCGCCCACTAGTGCCTGCAGAAAAGGACGGTGTTTTTACAGTCTGCCGCCAAGCCCTCCAGGTCTTGGTTGGCGTGGAACCCGACCGCGAGAGAATGCTCGCCCGCCTGAGCCGCGTGCCAAGACAGTAGCGACTGGCCGGTCAGCGCCCCGCGTTCAAAGTCCTCACAGCGTAGATACTGGAGCGCGCGGCGATGAACAACGTCTTGCCATCCTTGCCGCCGAAGGCCAACTGTACGGGCCGCTCAGGCACCTCGATGGTGTCGATCAATACACCGGCTGGCGAGTAGACATAGATCTGGCCGGCCGCCAGATAGACATTGCCGCGCGCATCCACGGCCACACCTTCTGCGGCCTGCTCGACAAAGAGTTTGGTGTTTTGCAGAGTACCTTCGGAATCCACAGTGGCGACGTAGGTGCGGTGTTGCTCCTCGTCGCTGACATAGAAGGGCTGCCCCGCCTTGGCGGGCGACAATCCGAAGGCTCGAATCACGTCCACCAGCTTCGAGCCGTAGTACAGGCGTCCCGTGACGAAGTCCTCGCCGGCGGGCAGGAAGGTCGAGCCGTCGGGTGTCACGTACTGGGCGGGCTTACGCACCGGCACTGTCTCGAGAAAGTCATTCTCCAGCCGCCAATGATCCACCGGCAGGACTGGCGTGAGGCCGCCGCGTGGAGTCGCTGCTTGGGGTTGCAGCATCGTCACCGGCACGCCCGGCTTGCCTGGTTCCAGACAGTAGACAACGCCCTTGCCGCCATAGGACACCACGCACAGGTTGTCCGCCTTGTCGAAGAAGAGATTCACCGGCTCCAGTGGAGCGTCACTCACGGTGGACAAACTCCTTGTGGCCGCGGCCCAGCGGTAGATGCGCTGCCACCTGGCGTCGACGAAGTAGTAGTCGCCGGTGGAAGAAACCGCGCCGCCTGAGACATTGAAGAACCCGCCTGCCAGCCGCTCCACCTTGGCGCCAGGCGGCAGCAACGTGCTGGTCCGCTTGGGCTGGACCACGGGCGCCGCGCCCGAGATGTTCATCCAGGCAAACTCCCGTTGGCGCATCTGCCCGTTGTGGGTCTGATCATAGACGGCGCTCTCAAACGAAGCCTTCGCGTCGGTGTAGCAATGAACATTGCGCAGCCTGATGTCCTTCGAGCCGGTGACGCTGATGGCGTAGGGGAACGGCTGGAACGAGCTCACCACACGATAGAGATGGAAGTTCGCCACCGTGATGTTGGACGAATCTTCAATTTCCATGGGGATCGCAGAGCCGCTCTCGCCTCGCTCCTCTTCGGTTTGCGGCGCATAGACCGCCCAGTTCGACACGCGGCGGAACTGGAGTTCGTAGCGCACATGATGCTCGCTGGACATGTGATAAACACGGCCTGGAGTCGTTGTATCGGACACCAACAGCCCGGCGCGAGCAAACGTGCTGGGTGTCCAGATATCGGCAAAGGTACCACCACCGCCATTCGTCACCCACAGGCTGGGATACTGGCTGTCCCACCTGCGATTCAGGTTGGGGTCCGCCGTATGCGTGTTGTTGTAGATGTCTTCCCGGGTGCCGTCGATTTTTGATGTTCCGTGGCCGCCCAGGAAGCGGACATCGTTCATCATCGAATTCTGGCCGGCCATCCATAGCGCCGCCACCGCCCGTGGGTTCATGCCGTTCGTATAGATGCCAAGCCCGGCCACCAGATTCGTGCCGCCCTTCGGCGCCTCCAGCACAGGCACAGGGCCACCCAAGCCTTGGAAGGCTTCGGTGCCGTCGGCCAGCACCAGCGCCGTCCGGCTCGGATGCAGGCCCACGAGCACCGTGTCGGGCCGCATCCGGATGGTGTCGGTGACGCGATACATGCCCATCGGGAAATACAGTGATCGGTGCGCGGCAATTGCTTGACGCAACGCGGCGGTGTCGTCGGTCGTGCCATCGCCCTTCACGCCCAGCGTATGCACATTGACCCAGGAATCCTGGGCCGGCAGGGCCGGCAGATCGGCATGGTCCGCCGGCATTGTCCGGATGGCCGCGGCCTGCAGGTCGGTACGAAAAGTGCCCGTGGCACCGATGTCGGCGTAGTGCAATCCATGCGAGAAGGCCTTCACGTGATAGAGCGGCGCCGGGCCTGCCACACGCGTTCCACTCTCGCGCAGCATCGCCAACACGGGCACGTCGCGGCAGTCCAGGTCTTCCAGGTTGACCTCGGTCCGAGGGCTTTTCTCTCGACTGATGATGATGGCCGGACCCGTGATGTTCTCCAGGCGGCCGTTCTTGATCCACAACTCTTCGACATAGCCCGCGTCGATATCGATCGCGGTGGGCACGTTTCTGATCACGGGATGGACCAGCGTCAGCCCGGCCTCGTGCGTCCGGATGGCCGCACGCTTCTGCCCCTCAAAGATGGTGTCGACCAATGTAAGTTGCCAGCCCGGAGAGGGCTTCCGCGTGAAGAGTCCGTACTGGCCGCCGACAAAGTGCAGGTCTTCGCCATAGTTGCCGCCATCGTGAATTCCGGCCAGCGCGCTGCCCAACCGAAACTCGACGTGGGCCAGATAGCAATGCTGCGCATAGCGGCCTCTCACGGCCACGGCGCCCTCGTTACCCGCACCGATCTCGAAGTCGATGTTGCTCAGGGCGGAATAGAAGGTCCCGGGGTTCGCGTCGAGAGGCTGGCTGAGGTTCGCCTGGTTCAGTCCGCTGCGGCGCGGGCCCGGCGGTTGCTGCGCATTGCCTCCGCCTGGCCGTGGACCACGCCCGGCGCCCGGCCTGTTGCCGGTAAAGAACACCATGTAGTTTTCCTGGTTCAGATCCTGGTAGCCCGGTGTGGCCGCCGCCAGCACCAACACAGGCCTCTGCGCGCCATAGCCAATTAGCCGGATGCCGGGCCAGACATGGATGGTCTTCGTGATGCGGTAGCGCCCTTGCGGAACGAACACGACGCCCTGTCCGGTTGTCTCCTGTACCTTGTCGATGGCGCTCTGCAGCGCCACCGTATCGTCAGCCACGCCATCGCCCTTCACGGCAAAATTCTCGTTGGTGAGATAGACCGCCTTCGGATCTTCCGGCCTCGCGGTGTAATAGGACGCGGCTGCCAAAGGTAAGGCGACCGAGAGGCAAGCTACGACCGTACTGATGCGCTTCATGGCGGCGTTATTCTCCTTCATCTGGAACAGGCTTGCCGTTGACGAGGCAAATGCTGGAGCCGGAAATCTCCTGACATCCTGGCTTCACAACCCCGCCGGGTGGGTGTCGTGCCCAATGGCCACTGAGACTTAAAGACCTGTAACACCCAATTTGTATCGAACGGACGCCGCAAACACAAGTCAAAACCCCCTCGGGTGGATTTCGGCATGCACTGGTAGAATCAAGGAAGCAGGTGATTCCCCTGCTTATGCCTCGAACTTGTTTCGCTTTTTCTTGAGGGGGAAAGAGCGAGGCCTGGCGGAACCTTCCGCGCGTAGAGGTGTGCGATGGATCGAATGGGCCCACACGCCGGTGGCTCTGGGTTCCTGACGGAGCAGCCGACCTCCTTGCGGCAGCCCTATGCCTGGTACGCGCTGACAGTGCGACCTCAGCATGAACGTAGCGTCGAGATGGCTCTGGCCGCCAAGGGGCTGACCACTTATCTCCCTCTCTTCACCACCCTGAGAAAGTGGTCCGATCGCTTTAAGAAGCTGGTGGTTCCCCTATTTCCGGGGTATGTCTTCTGCCGTTTTGATGGCTCGTCGCGCGTTCAGGTGTTGCGCACGCCGGGCGTGATCACCATTGTCTCAACGGGCCTGACACCGACCCCCATCCCGGATGCGCAGGTCGACGCCGTCAGGCGAATGCTGGCGTCCGGAGTTCTCGTCGAGCCTTGGGGCTATCTCAAGGAGGGGGAGCGTGTGCGAATTCAGGAGGGTCCGATGGCCGGAATCGAAGGCATACTTCTGGAGGTCCGCGACGCCTGGCGCCTGGTTGTGAGCATAGAGCTGTTCCAACGTTCCGTCGCGGTTCAGATCCACCGCGGCAGCGTCGTTCCCGCTCGACTCTGAGCCGATGCGCGCTATGCCGTGGCGCGCTGATCGGCGCGTGGCGGCTCTCTGAAGCCCG is a genomic window containing:
- a CDS encoding efflux RND transporter periplasmic adaptor subunit, translated to MKRTKNLILASALISLTVGWSQTSDVVSVVAKSSSQTVDLPGEFQPFLNVDVHAKVRGYVERVLVDRGSFVKQGQLLAELSAPEMKAQIAEAESKLQASESERLQAEAELAAAQSTAERMAKAAETPGAVAGNEVVLARKRVDALKALVQSRQRANQAAESAVEAQRELASYLRITASFDGVVTERFVHPGALVGPGSDPVLLNLQQLVRLRLVVAVPEQNVSGIAPGARVEFRVPAFPDRAFAGTVARVSHSLDQKTRTMPVELDVSNSDASLAPGMYPSVKWPVRRTRPVLLVPKTSVVTTTERTFVIRVRNGRAEWVDVTKGSADGDLVEVLGHLQAGEMVVRRATDEIRDGSVLAAPRGKS
- a CDS encoding efflux RND transporter permease subunit, producing the protein MRFVLAALSRPLTVVVALLTVALGAILAVKRMPVDIFPQVGDPAIYVAQPYGGMDPAQMEGYLTYYYEYHFLYITGIDHVESKSVQGAALMKLVFHEGTNMSQAMAETVGYVNRARAFMPPGAVPPFITRFDAGSVAVGQLVFSSATHSQGELQDFALNRVRPLFATLPGVSAPPPFGGNQRTIVVTLNPGKLQQYRISPDEAIAAVSKASLVMPSGNMWTGKVERIARTNAALGGNLAELLGTPIRPGAGTAVYLRDIATIESGTDIITAYAHVNGKRTVYIPVTKRADASTLAVINAVKANLPEFRKVLPDDVDVRLEFDQSPYVTNSINGLVTEGLLGAALTGLMVLLFLRDWRSALIVVLNIPFALLAAVVALWVTGQSINIMTLGGLALAVGVLVDEATVEIENIHSQMLPGVSRARAVVEACSRTAVARLLSMFCILAVFVPSFFMVGVGRQLFVPLSLAVAFSMIASYLLSSSLVPVFSTWLMKEGHRGEEREGLFGRLRSLYESYLRVTLKVRWPLALGYLALTMGLVFVLLPRLGTEIFPDANAPLMRIRLRAATGTRIEETERIALKALDSIQAAIGPANVRITSDFVGTIPSSYPVNLIHLFTSGPHEAIIQVALAPTAQRGEVLREKLRERLKADLPGTTISFEAADIVTQVMSFGSPTPIEVAVQGISLQADYGFAKKLQAEMAKLAFLRDLQVAQPADFPTVDVNVDRERAGQFGLTMADVVRSVVPATSSSRFTQPNYWRDPASGNAFQIQLQLPQNHMQSVENLGELPVMQGGRSEPRLTEVAKFTLGTMPGLIERYNGQHVVSLTANVHGLTLGEAVQKIDHAIAAAGAPPKGVSVKLRGEAPALEQTLSGLKLGLLLAVLMIFLLLSANFQSARLALAIVLTIPAVLCGVLLMLLATGTTLNVQSFMGAIMAIGIAVANSILLVTFAEHARHQGRDHIGAAQEGAAGRLRAVLMTAAAMIFGMVPMAIGFGEAGAQSAPLGRAVIGGLILSTFTTLTILPSLYAILQRNASTTSPSLNPMDPESRYYEAH
- a CDS encoding TolC family protein, which gives rise to MSSPLTTSLKPRMPLPRIVAGLFVCGVAMAQQPVQSAPVSLDQAMQAALKNYPSLRVSQEQINAATAGIRLARTAYLPRVGAMAQVNRATRNNVFGTLLPQSTIPSISGPVIGSNNFGSVWGSAVGGLVSWEPFDFGLRDANVAVANAARAQSEASLKRVQFDVLVTAADAYLTVVAAQETTRAAQAGVDRSDAVLKVIAAQVSAELRPGADQSRAEAESAAARTQLIQAEQALDVARANLAQFTGGAPTTSLIAAGNLLTLPAESGTASPNTSSNPAVAEQNAAVQQAQAQLRALERSYFPKFNLQGAISARGTGAEVDGARLGGLNGLAPNTQNYAVGFTVTFPILDLPAIRAREAAQSATIRSQMAKSEQIAVELRAQWNRAVASLNGARRIAANTPVQLTAARAAVQQATARYQSGLGNITEVADAQRLLTQTEIDDSLARLGVWRGLLAIAAVGGDLQPFIAEATR
- a CDS encoding PadR family transcriptional regulator → MSKTKAEGKQPAIDRELYSGLIRLHVLHHASEEPIFGLGMIEELARHGYRISPGSLYPILHGLEKKGYLRSKEERNGKSLRKVYRATPLGKKALDGAKHKVRELFRELVEGE
- a CDS encoding AraC family transcriptional regulator; translation: MTADSLTGQRFHARVQTDPAGVLLAPPSPRAALVVHIGAPVMIGCDRVGRRHRGKSVHGDVDIIPVGEPSRWELKDADTALIMGLSTGLLQSVAEDSGLRGGAIEIANRFQIRDGRIEHLGWALREELEAGYPNGRLYVESLAVALSGHVVQHHSSLSGTPRETKGGLSGYRLKQVLCYIEENLGGDLSLEEVANFVGLSASHCKAAFRQSMGRPLHQYVIERRVDRARTLLLKGTSSISQAAQECGFTHASHLSFHMKRSLGFSPGLVLRQSRR